TTGTATTAGAAAATGAATAAAGAGAAAAATGTATAGTTTAATCTAAGTATTTTTTTATTAGTCAGAGAtcactaccggaatcctcaaattcgctgagtgtttttatgtttgccgagtgtatttcctcgggcactcggcgaacaggttctttgccgagtgtcaaagaaaaaacactcggcaaagattgggtttgccgagtgtcaaaagaaaaacactcggcaaagataaagtttgccgagtgtaaaaaaacactcggcaaagaaataaaatatttttctggaaaagaagaagaagaagaaaaaaaataaaaaaaaaactttgttgaGTGCttagatctagaacactcggcaaagaaataaaaaaatcctgaaaaaaatgagaaaaaaataaaaaaatactttgccgagtgtccagatgggacactcggcaaacaaaaacaaaatatctTCTttaacccacccacccaccctccACAACCGCCCCCAGCGCCCAGCGCCCCACCCTCCCTCCGCACCCGCCCCCAGCGCCCAGCGCCCCATCCCCTCACCTTCTTCCTCGGGCCGCACGCACCCtccccgccggcgcccctccccctcctctccctctcttccccggcggcggccgccccctcctctccctctcttccccagaTCCGGCGAGGCCGCCCCCTCCTCCCCCTCTCTTTCTCGGATCCAgtggcctccccctcctctccctctcttcaccGGCGCGAACTGGCGGCGCGGAGCAGCGCGGGGGGAGCAGCCCCTCTCCACTCCAGAGCGACGCTGGGGGCATGACCCCTCTCCACTCGGGCAAGCTCCAGTAGCAGGCAATGGCGGGCGGCCATCCCCTCCCTCACCCTGGAGCACCTCCACCACCGTCCCCGGGCTGGTTTAGGTGGAGGGCAGCTGGATCCAGTGGAGGGCGGCCGGATCCATGGCGGGACCGCCCTCCGACAGTGGATCATGGGCCGGCGAGGTCGGATCCGGAGCGGGGAGTCCTGATCCGGTGGCGGGGAGGCGGATCTGGCGAGCGAGGCGGCGCTCCTCCGACGACGAGCGAGGCGGCGCAGGCGGGCTGTGGCGACGCTCCTCCTTCACCTCTTCGTCAGCTCCAGCGCTGGGGGCCGGATCTGGTGGCGGGGAGGCCGGATCTGGCGGCGGCGAGGCCAGATCTGGCTAGCTACAGCGGCGGTGGCGTGGTGGTAGTGGCTCGTGGCGGCGGACGTGAAGCCGGGGAGCGGAGGCGTCTGGGCGTGAAGCTGGGCCGCAGCGCAGGGGAAGGGCATGGCCGAGGAGACCGACAACGGCCGGCGGAGACCGGCCGGTGgtggctttttttattttttttggccGGTGgtggctttttttattttttgcaaaaaatgtttgccgagtgtattttgggcactcggcaaagtctttgctgagtgtccgacaaaaaacactcggcaaactagtgtTTGCCGTTAAAGGGGTTACCGAGtgccgtttgccgagtgtaacgctcgacaaaccctttgccgagtgtttttggggcttcgccgagtgcccctggcactcggcaaatatcttGTATCCGGTAGTGGATATTAAAATATAACTAATGCATATGTCTCTTAGCCCGCAGGAGTCGATGGACTATTACGCAAAATTTTAAAGTTCACTTAATCAGTAATTTTAAGTGTAGAAATGTGTATTTTACTcatttgttggtatttcttagatATATAATATTGTAATTTCACTTTATATTTTGGCAACTGGTTGAGTGAAACAAATGTTTTActtatttatttgtttattaCCATGAAAAGTGTAGCATACAAAATGACAAGTCGATTTATGCACGGTTACCTTTTTCATTTGGAACTTGAATGCATGGTTAACATGTTTCTTACTATAATCCAAAAGGAAACAAAGCTAACTGTACCCGTCACTGTGGAAACATCGATGTGCCATTTCCATTTGGCTTAGAAGATGGTTGCTTCGCTATGGAAAATTTTCGCCTCTTCTGCACAAATGCGACATCATCAGCTTTTCTCCGTTTGGGACCTCCGGGGGATGTGATCATCAGTCTCCAAGTTAACGAAGGGATACTTAACTACACTGAAGAAATAATGAATGCGCCCGGTTTTAAACTTTTTTTATGGTTATGGTTTGACAAGCAGCTCTATGCAATGGGTTGTTGCTAATCTAAGCTGTGCTGAAGCTAAACAGAATACATCTGGGTATGCTTGTGTGAGTATCAACAGCAGGTGTGTGGAAGTGAACACATCTGACGGTTATTATTTTGGATACCGCTGCAAATGCACAGATGGCTTCCCAGGGAATCCGTACATTCAGAGTGGTTGTCAAGGTACTCGACATCGCAGATATTGATGAGTGCCTTCAGCAAGACATTTGTAAGGGCAGAATGTGCAGTAACATAGAAGGAAGCTTCAAGTGCATTGAATGCCCTCGGAAGACGATATATGATCAGGCAAATAACCAGTGTACTAGAACAAAGCAGCAGGCTCTGCTCATAGGGGCCTTCTCCTCCAAAACgttaaattttttaagatttttcgtcacatcaaatctttggacgtatgcacgaagcattaaatataaataaaaaataaaactaattacacagtttagacgaaatccacgagacaaatcttttaagcctaattagactatgattggacactaattgccaaataacaacgaaaatactacagtgtcATTTTGTCAAAAATTTcggcaactaaactgggcctaGGTATCGTTACTGTTGTTACTAAATAACAACAGTTGCTGCTCATATTTATTATTGTTATTGCTAATAGTATTCCTATTGCAAAATAAGGTACAATATATATAAGGAGGTTATGTTCGTGTCTATATAGGTATTATTATCGGACTTTCGGGAGGCTTCAGCATCCTACTCCTGGCCTTCCTTGCATTATTTCTTCTCCGTAGATGGAGAAGAAATGTTCAAAAGCAACTACGGAGGACTTATTTCCAGAAGAACCAAGGTCTTCTTTTAGAACAGTTGACGTCGTCTGACAAAACAAATATTTTCTCTCTTGAAGAGCTAGAAAAGGCAACAAATAACTTTGATCCCACACGTATCATTAGACATGGTGGCCACGGGATGGTCTATAAACGCCGGTTTTAGGTGGCAGAAATTTAGAatttaggtactgtagcactttcgtttttatttggtaattagtgtttaatcatagactaattaggctcaaaacgttcgtctcgcaatttccaaccaaacagtgcaattagtttttttttcgtctacatttaatgctccatgcacgtattgcaagattcgatgtgatgggtactgtaacactttttggggaaaaaatttggaactaaacaagggcaaagGCATTTTATCTGACCAACGTGTTGTTGCAATAAAGAAGTCTCTAGTCATTGAGTACAGCGAGATCAAGCAATTCATCAATGAAGTTGCAATACTTTCTGAAATAAATCACAGAAACATCGTGAAGCTCTTTGGATGTTGTCTCGAATCTGAGGTTCCATTGCTAGTATATGATTATATTTCCAATGGATCATTGACTCAAGTTCTCCATGATGAATCACGAAATGATGTTTCTTTGTCTTGGAATGATTACATAAGAATCGCCATGGAAGCTGCAGGAGCTTTATCATATCTCCACTCAGCAGCTTCAATATCAGTCTTCCATCGTGATGTGAAGTCCTCTAATATACTCTTGGATGGGAACTACACAGCAAAAGTTTCAGACTTTGGCGCTTCAAGATTGGTTCCAGTTGATCAAACACACATTGTTACGAATGTACAAGGTACATTTGGTTACTTAGATCCAGAGTATTTCTATACGAGGCAACTAAATGCGAAGAGTGATGTGTATAGTTTTGGGGTGGTACTTCTAGAGCTGCTTGTTAGAAAGAAGCCTATTTTCACAAGTAGCTTAGGCTTGGTTCAGAACTTGTCAAACTACTTTCTTGAGGCATTGAAAGAGAGAGAAATCACTGATATAGTTGATCCTCAAGTTGCCCAGGAAGCAACCAAGGAGGAGATCAGCAGCATCGCCTCCATTGCGGAGATGTGCTTAAGATTACATGGTGAAGAAAGGCCTACAATGAAGCAAGCGGAGATGGAATTACAGATTTTACGAGAGAAACAGGTGAGCACTTGGCAAAGCAGCCCGGAAAATGAGCAGCAAAATGAAACAATATTGCTAACTCGAAAAGGTAAAGCAACTTGCCAAGCATTTGCCACAGAACCAGGTGAGGGAGCCAATTTACCACTGAAACACAACCAACGATGTTATAGTTTAGAGGAAGAGTTCATGGAATCTGCAACACTACCACGCTAGATGTGTTTATTGAGTATGATTGATTTGGTGCCGGTGGCCATCCATCTATAATGTATCACTCACCAGCAGGTTGCATATAGTAACTTTATATATATGAGTAGATATTTTGTGGGATGGTTCGGGTaaattaaatttctttgccgtGTGGGCTCTGTGGGGTGGGTCTGGGTTGGGTACGGCGCTCAAGCGATGCTTCGCGTAGGCCAGAGCGAATGGGCACGAACGGAGAGGGAACGGAGCAGATTGGACGGTGGGAGGGAAGGGATAACGTGGAAGCTTGAGGTGCTAGATTTGGTATACAGAAATAAGGAGAATGGTAGATAGAACCCGCGTTTCACTGGCTTTGTTTATTGTACAATAGGAGTGTTTATACATATGTGAAGATATAGTTGTTCTTTTGCGTTAGCATAAACATTACTTAGAACTTTGAAAAACTTTGAGATGGTGCCAGATAAATAGTAATCTGATTTATCATTTATCTATTTCAGTACACATGTAAAATAAGTTATCATATAAATAGTGCACACGTATATTTTAAGTTTTTAACCAAACTAGTGGGCATTGGCTCACTATACATTCGGAGAAAACACTGGAGGCATGCTTGTGTTACTGCAGCACCACGCGCCACCTATAAATTGTTGTTAACAAAGTCTCCGTCATGGTTAGAATtcctagagaacagactttagaacgatgtcccaatttgacattagcctcggcattttttgctcccgggactaaagaaccctttagtcccggttggtaataccaaccg
This sequence is a window from Miscanthus floridulus cultivar M001 chromosome 10, ASM1932011v1, whole genome shotgun sequence. Protein-coding genes within it:
- the LOC136488265 gene encoding putative wall-associated receptor kinase-like 16 → MAGGHPLPHPGAPPPPSPGWFRWRAAGSSGGRPDPWRDRPPTVDHGPARSDPERGVLIRWRGGGSGERGGAPPTTSEAAQAGCGDAPPSPLRQLQRWGPDLVAGRPDLAAARPDLASYSGGGVVVVARGGGREAGERRRLGVKLGRSAGEGSMQWVVANLSCAEAKQNTSGYACVSINSRCVEVNTSDGYYFGYRCKCTDGFPGNPYIQSGCQGIIIGLSGGFSILLLAFLALFLLRRWRRNVQKQLRRTYFQKNQGLLLEQLTSSDKTNIFSLEELEKATNNFDPTRIIRHGGHGMVYKRILSDQRVVAIKKSLVIEYSEIKQFINEVAILSEINHRNIVKLFGCCLESEVPLLVYDYISNGSLTQVLHDESRNDVSLSWNDYIRIAMEAAGALSYLHSAASISVFHRDVKSSNILLDGNYTAKVSDFGASRLVPVDQTHIVTNVQGTFGYLDPEYFYTRQLNAKSDVYSFGVVLLELLVRKKPIFTSSLGLVQNLSNYFLEALKEREITDIVDPQVAQEATKEEISSIASIAEMCLRLHGEERPTMKQAEMELQILREKQVSTWQSSPENEQQNETILLTRKGKATCQAFATEPGEGANLPLKHNQRCYSLEEEFMESATLPR